One Ooceraea biroi isolate clonal line C1 chromosome 6, Obir_v5.4, whole genome shotgun sequence genomic window carries:
- the LOC105276689 gene encoding neuropathy target esterase sws isoform X2, whose protein sequence is MEVVELFNKFNESLGSYIFSRWIGRFIEEYQTSRTIFVIATTLLLGLLVTSIFVLRKWKNKEFLPEVKEFVGVGTGKPRFRKRDKVLFYGRKMLRKVKSIGGQVHATGQGKKRRAVMRFARRLLQLKKDTAPQQLKVLEPPAEYLEEDLGPGERVPSDALYVLQSIRVFGHFEKPVFLKLCKYTEIIDLPAGSTLFKIGDPDENLFIVQQGLVNVYITGSDGSQISLKVVKTGESVTSLLSFTDVLTGHTSTYKTVSARAVEDSVVVKLPMSAFQEVFQDYPDAFVRVMQVIMVRLQRVTFTALHQYLGLSAELVNQGSHKKKQSPFSGSPVRSRTRENFTSQNMESVPAFPIGSSETHDTSDTLHRDASGSSSSQPVPIVVDRNRRKSTVDWKNQGSGTQSGQSSVDMVPECDSHWATSSPTASQSMHGSHPETSHSGSAYVKKRHMSDAGQQQQLDEAHLVQIATEAFVRELGIEDETVLKDKVQIREVLVGTYLMKEESHKDVALVYVLSGSLIVSQRVSEGRDAGQEVHMFSAHQGEIVGGLAVLTGEPSFYTIRAKHASRIALLSKSTFFAIMREQPTVVLHVAHTVVRRLSPFVRQVDFALDWLFLESGRAVYRQGDESDSTFIVLSGRLRSVITYKNGKKEPVAEYGKGDLVGIVEMVTQTPRSTTVMAVRDSELAKLPEGLFNAIKLRYPIVVTRLINLLGHRILGTWQQAPTKNGSNDTRRAAATVDARPAQINFSTVAIVPVSDDVPLTAFTYELYHSLCAIGPCLRLTSEVVRKTLGTTIMEPANEYRLTSWLAQQEDQHRISLYQCDSSYTLWTQRCVRQADCILIVGLGDRPPSIGRTEREVERLVMRTQKELVLLHKEQNGQRPTNTVQWLNMRLWVSSHHHIQCPKRMFTRRSQYRINELYSKVLMSEPNVHSDFSRLARWLTGTSVGLVLGGGGARGAAHVGMLKAIIEAGIPIDMVGGVSIGAFMGALWCMEKNITTTTQKAREWSRKMTQWWRQILDLTYPMTSMFSGRDFNKTIQQTFGDTYVEDLWLPYFTITTDITDSCMRTHRHGLLWRYIRGSMTIAGVFPPICDPLDGHLLVDGCYVNNVPADEMLRQGAHHILAIDVGSQDDTDLTNYGDSLSGWWLLWKRWNPFATPVKVPNLPDIQSRLAYVSCVRQLEEVKSSDYCEYIRPPIDKYKTLQFANFDEIKDVGYQHELKLIIPGKTYFEGQSKAGVLPRFNADRENARAMQAKHQAANQQSPSSYTFTDLAQMVCKVSRVSRYMDIDSDSDELEEYEADLEEDAQEVGYASEPTAGILDQSPEDNRMRRRTGASLSLSDTEAESELDYHPKIF, encoded by the exons ATGGAG GTGGTAGAGTTATTCAATAAGTTCAACGAGAGCCTCGGATCATACATATTCTCAAGATGGATTGGAAGATTTATAGAGGAATATCAGACATCGAGGACAATTTTTGTAATCGCCACAACTCTGCTTTTGGGTCTCCTGGTTACGTCGATCTTTGTGTTGCGCAAATGGAAGAACAAAGAGTTTTTGCCAGAGGTGAAAGAGTTTGTTGGGGTAGGCACGGGAAAGCCGAGGTTCAGGAAAAGAGACAAAGTTCTCTTTTACGGCAGAAAAATGTTGCGCAAGGTAAAGTCCATCGGGGGCCAGGTACACGCTACCGGGCaaggaaaaaagaggagagCAGTTATGAGATTCGCTCGCCGTTTACTACAGCTTAAAAAGGATACTGCTCCGCAACAACTCAag gtACTGGAACCACCTGCGGAGTACCTAGAAGAGGATTTAGGACCTGGCGAGAGAGTGCCATCGGATGCTTTATACGTGCTGCAAAGTATTAGAGTGTTCGGTCACTTTGAGAAACCAGTATTCCTCAAGTTGTGCAAGTACACGGAGATCATTGACCTACCCGCTGGCAGTACGCTGTTCAAAATCGGAGATCCCgatgagaatttatttatagtacAACAAGGTTTGGTGAATGTCTACATTACTGGATCCGATGGCTCTCAAATATCGTTGAAAGTAGTGAAAACAGGCGAGTCGGTGACGAGTCTCCTCAGTTTTACCGATGTACTCACCGGTCACACGAGCACATATAAAACAGTGTCAGCAAGAGCCGTAGAGGATTCTGTTGTAGTGAAGTTACCAATGAGCGCATTCCAGGAA GTATTTCAAGATTATCCCGACGCCTTCGTTCGAGTTATGCAGGTGATTATGGTGCGATTGCAGAGAGTTACCTTCACGGCTCTGCACCAGTACCTCGGTCTCTCCGCGGAATTGGTCAATCAAGGATCGCACAAGAAGAAGCAAAGTCCATTCTCAGGCTCACCGGTGCGGTCGAGGACCAGGGAGAACTTTACCTCGCAGAATATGGAAAGCGTACCTGCGTTTCCAATCGGTTCATCGGAAACGCATGATACTAGCGACACTCTGCATCGCGATGCATCTGGTTCGAGCAGTTCTCAGCCCGTGCCGATAGTCGTCGATAGAAATCGACG AAAGAGCACTGTTGACTGGAAGAACCAAGGCTCCGGCACGCAATCGGGTCAGAGTTCAGTGGATATGGTACCAGAATGCGACTCTCACTGGGCAACTTCATCTCCGACGGCGTCCCAGTCGATGCACGGATCCCATCCAGAAACCTCTCATTCAGGAAGCGCTTACGTCAAGAAACGTCACATGAGCGACGCGGGGCAACAACAGCAACTGGACGAAGCGCACCTCGTGCAGATAGCCACCGAGGCGTTCGTTCGTGAGCTCGGTATAGAAGACGAGACGGTACTGAAAGACAAGGTGCAAATCAGAGAAGTGCTGGTTGGCACTTATCTGATGAAGGAAGAATCTCACAAG GACGTAGCCCTTGTGTACGTACTTTCGGGTTCGCTGATAGTAAGCCAACGTGTTTCGGAAGGCCGGGATGCAGGTCAGGAAGTACACATGTTCAGTGCTCACCAAGGTGAGATTGTCGGAGGCTTGGCAGTGCTGACCGGCGAGCCGTCCTTTTACACGATCAGAGCGAAGCACGCGAGTCGCATCGCGCTACTCAGCAAGTCGACGTTCTTCGCTATCATGCGGGAGCAACCCACGGTCGTATTGCACGTCGCGCACACCGTTGTTCGCAGATTAAGCCCATTCGTAAGACAG GTGGACTTTGCGCTCGATTGGTTGTTCCTTGAAAGCGGTCGAGCCGTTTACAGGCAAGGCGACGAATCGGACTCGACGTTCATCGTGTTGAGCGGACGATTACGATCGGTAATTACGTATAAAAACGGAAAGAAAGAACCGGTAGCGGAATACGGAAAAGGCGATTTAGTGGGAATCGTAGAGATGGTCACACAGACTCCCCGCTCGACGACGGTGATGGCGGTCCGGGATTCTGAGCTGGCGAAATTGCCGGAAGGTCTGTTTAATGCGATCAAACTCAGGTACCCAATCGTTGTTACGAGACTGATCAATCTTCTTGGCCATCGTATACTCGGCACCTGGCAGCAAGCGCCCACGAAAAACGGCAGCAATGACACTCG GCGTGCGGCAGCAACTGTAGATGCCAGACCCGcgcaaataaatttctcgacTGTCGCAATAGTGCCCGTTTCGGACGATGTGCCATTGACTGCTTTTACCTACGAATTGTACCACTCCTTATGTGCCATTGGACCTTGCCTTCGTCTAACGTCAGAAGTCGTGAGAAAG ACGTTGGGAACGACTATCATGGAACCTGCGAATGAATATCGGTTGACTTCCTGGCTCGCGCAGCAAGAGGATCAGCACAGAATTTCGCTGTACCAGTGTGACTCGAGTTACACGCTGTGGACTCAGCGGTGTGTAAGGCAGGCCGATTGCATCCTCATCGTCGGCTTGGGTGATCGGCCGCCGTCAATCGGCCGAACGGAACGCGAGGTGGAACGACTGGTAATGCGAACACAAAAGGAGCTGGTGCTGCTGCACAAGGAGCAGAACGGCCAACGACCCACAAATACAGTTCAGTGGTTGAACATGAGATTATGGGTATCTAGTCACCATCACATCCAATGTCCAAAGCGGATGTTCACCAGAAGGTCGCAATATAGAATC AATGAACTATACTCCAAGGTGCTCATGTCCGAGCCAAACGTGCACAGCGATTTCAGCAGACTCGCACGATGGTTGACCGGCACCTCGGTTGGCCTTGTGCTGGGTGGCGGCGGTGCGAGAGGGGCTGCCCACGTAGGTATGCTGAAAGCTATCATCGAAGCGGGCATACCCATAGACATGGTCGGTGGTGTCAGTATCGGCGCCTTTATGGGCGCGCTATGGTGTATGGAGAAGaacatcaccaccaccacgcAGAAGGCCAGAGAGTGGTCCAGG AAAATGACGCAATGGTGGCGACAAATTCTGGATTTAACTTACCCGATGACTTCAATGTTCTCCGGCAGAGATTTCAACAAAACGATACAGCAGACCTTCGGCGATACCTACGTGGAAGATCTGTGGCTGCCGTATTTCACTATAACCACAGATATCACAGATTCCTGCATGCGCACGCATAGACACG GTTTGCTATGGAGATACATTCGTGGCAGTATGACCATTGCGGGAGTCTTTCCTCCTATTTGCGATCCCCTTGATGGGCATCTTTTGGTCGACGGGTGTTATGTTAATAACGTGCCAG CTGACGAAATGTTGCGGCAAGGAGCGCATCACATTCTGGCCATCGACGTCGGTTCGCAAGATGATACCGATCTGACGAATTACGGGGATTCGTTGTCCGGTTGGTGGTTACTGTGGAAGCGGTGGAATCCGTTCGCTACGCCCGTGAAAGTGCCAAATCTGCCAGACATACAGTCCAGACTGGCGTACGTAAGCTGCGTGCGCCAGCTGGAGGAAGTAAAGAGTTCGGATTATTGCGAATACATCAGGCCGCCCATTGATAAATACAAGACTCTCCAGTTTGCCAACTTCGATGAGATCAAGGACGTAGGGTACCAACATG aattaaaattaatcattccAGGAAAAACTTATTTCGAGGGTCAGTCGAAAGCCGGAGTTCTGCCTCGATTTAACGCTGATCGGGAAAATGCGAGAGCTATGCAAGCGAAGCATCAAGCGGCCAATCAACAATCACCCTCCTCATACACTTTCACCGATCTTGCACAGATGGTGTGTAAAGTTTCGCGCGTTAGCCGATATATGGACATAGATTCCGATTCAGATGAACTGGAGGAGTACGAGGCGGACCTGGAAGAAGACGCACAAGAAGTGGGATACGCGTCCGAACCTACTGCCGGTATTCTAGACCAG AGTCCTGAGGATAATCGTATGAGACGAAGGACCGGTGCTTCACTCAGCCTGTCTGACACCGAAGCAGAATCTGAACTAGATTACCATccaaagattttttaa
- the LOC105276689 gene encoding neuropathy target esterase sws isoform X3 encodes MEVVELFNKFNESLGSYIFSRWIGRFIEEYQTSRTIFVIATTLLLGLLVTSIFVLRKWKNKEFLPEVKEFVGVGTGKPRFRKRDKVLFYGRKMLRKVKSIGGQVHATGQGKKRRAVMRFARRLLQLKKDTAPQQLKVLEPPAEYLEEDLGPGERVPSDALYVLQSIRVFGHFEKPVFLKLCKYTEIIDLPAGSTLFKIGDPDENLFIVQQGLVNVYITGSDGSQISLKVVKTGESVTSLLSFTDVLTGHTSTYKTVSARAVEDSVVVKLPMSAFQEVFQDYPDAFVRVMQVIMVRLQRVTFTALHQYLGLSAELVNQGSHKKKQSPFSGSPVRSRTRENFTSQNMESVPAFPIGSSETHDTSDTLHRDASGSSSSQPVPIVVDRNRRKSTVDWKNQGSGTQSGQSSVDMVPECDSHWATSSPTASQSMHGSHPETSHSGSAYVKKRHMSDAGQQQQLDEAHLVQIATEAFVRELGIEDETVLKDKVQIREVLVGTYLMKEESHKDVALVYVLSGSLIVSQRVSEGRDAGQEVHMFSAHQGEIVGGLAVLTGEPSFYTIRAKHASRIALLSKSTFFAIMREQPTVVLHVAHTVVRRLSPFVRQVDFALDWLFLESGRAVYRQGDESDSTFIVLSGRLRSVITYKNGKKEPVAEYGKGDLVGIVEMVTQTPRSTTVMAVRDSELAKLPEGLFNAIKLRYPIVVTRLINLLGHRILGTWQQAPTKNGSNDTRRAAATVDARPAQINFSTVAIVPVSDDVPLTAFTYELYHSLCAIGPCLRLTSEVVRKTLGTTIMEPANEYRLTSWLAQQEDQHRISLYQCDSSYTLWTQRCVRQADCILIVGLGDRPPSIGRTEREVERLVMRTQKELVLLHKEQNGQRPTNTVQWLNMRLWVSSHHHIQCPKRMFTRRSQYRINELYSKVLMSEPNVHSDFSRLARWLTGTSVGLVLGGGGARGAAHVGMLKAIIEAGIPIDMVGGVSIGAFMGALWCMEKNITTTTQKAREWSRKMTQWWRQILDLTYPMTSMFSGRDFNKTIQQTFGDTYVEDLWLPYFTITTDITDSCMRTHRHGSLWRYIRASMSLSGYMPPMCDPVDGHLLLDGGYVNNLPADEMLRQGAHHILAIDVGSQDDTDLTNYGDSLSGWWLLWKRWNPFATPVKVPNLPDIQSRLAYVSCVRQLEEVKSSDYCEYIRPPIDKYKTLQFANFDEIKDVGYQHGKTYFEGQSKAGVLPRFNADRENARAMQAKHQAANQQSPSSYTFTDLAQMVCKVSRVSRYMDIDSDSDELEEYEADLEEDAQEVGYASEPTAGILDQSPEDNRMRRRTGASLSLSDTEAESELDYHPKIF; translated from the exons ATGGAG GTGGTAGAGTTATTCAATAAGTTCAACGAGAGCCTCGGATCATACATATTCTCAAGATGGATTGGAAGATTTATAGAGGAATATCAGACATCGAGGACAATTTTTGTAATCGCCACAACTCTGCTTTTGGGTCTCCTGGTTACGTCGATCTTTGTGTTGCGCAAATGGAAGAACAAAGAGTTTTTGCCAGAGGTGAAAGAGTTTGTTGGGGTAGGCACGGGAAAGCCGAGGTTCAGGAAAAGAGACAAAGTTCTCTTTTACGGCAGAAAAATGTTGCGCAAGGTAAAGTCCATCGGGGGCCAGGTACACGCTACCGGGCaaggaaaaaagaggagagCAGTTATGAGATTCGCTCGCCGTTTACTACAGCTTAAAAAGGATACTGCTCCGCAACAACTCAag gtACTGGAACCACCTGCGGAGTACCTAGAAGAGGATTTAGGACCTGGCGAGAGAGTGCCATCGGATGCTTTATACGTGCTGCAAAGTATTAGAGTGTTCGGTCACTTTGAGAAACCAGTATTCCTCAAGTTGTGCAAGTACACGGAGATCATTGACCTACCCGCTGGCAGTACGCTGTTCAAAATCGGAGATCCCgatgagaatttatttatagtacAACAAGGTTTGGTGAATGTCTACATTACTGGATCCGATGGCTCTCAAATATCGTTGAAAGTAGTGAAAACAGGCGAGTCGGTGACGAGTCTCCTCAGTTTTACCGATGTACTCACCGGTCACACGAGCACATATAAAACAGTGTCAGCAAGAGCCGTAGAGGATTCTGTTGTAGTGAAGTTACCAATGAGCGCATTCCAGGAA GTATTTCAAGATTATCCCGACGCCTTCGTTCGAGTTATGCAGGTGATTATGGTGCGATTGCAGAGAGTTACCTTCACGGCTCTGCACCAGTACCTCGGTCTCTCCGCGGAATTGGTCAATCAAGGATCGCACAAGAAGAAGCAAAGTCCATTCTCAGGCTCACCGGTGCGGTCGAGGACCAGGGAGAACTTTACCTCGCAGAATATGGAAAGCGTACCTGCGTTTCCAATCGGTTCATCGGAAACGCATGATACTAGCGACACTCTGCATCGCGATGCATCTGGTTCGAGCAGTTCTCAGCCCGTGCCGATAGTCGTCGATAGAAATCGACG AAAGAGCACTGTTGACTGGAAGAACCAAGGCTCCGGCACGCAATCGGGTCAGAGTTCAGTGGATATGGTACCAGAATGCGACTCTCACTGGGCAACTTCATCTCCGACGGCGTCCCAGTCGATGCACGGATCCCATCCAGAAACCTCTCATTCAGGAAGCGCTTACGTCAAGAAACGTCACATGAGCGACGCGGGGCAACAACAGCAACTGGACGAAGCGCACCTCGTGCAGATAGCCACCGAGGCGTTCGTTCGTGAGCTCGGTATAGAAGACGAGACGGTACTGAAAGACAAGGTGCAAATCAGAGAAGTGCTGGTTGGCACTTATCTGATGAAGGAAGAATCTCACAAG GACGTAGCCCTTGTGTACGTACTTTCGGGTTCGCTGATAGTAAGCCAACGTGTTTCGGAAGGCCGGGATGCAGGTCAGGAAGTACACATGTTCAGTGCTCACCAAGGTGAGATTGTCGGAGGCTTGGCAGTGCTGACCGGCGAGCCGTCCTTTTACACGATCAGAGCGAAGCACGCGAGTCGCATCGCGCTACTCAGCAAGTCGACGTTCTTCGCTATCATGCGGGAGCAACCCACGGTCGTATTGCACGTCGCGCACACCGTTGTTCGCAGATTAAGCCCATTCGTAAGACAG GTGGACTTTGCGCTCGATTGGTTGTTCCTTGAAAGCGGTCGAGCCGTTTACAGGCAAGGCGACGAATCGGACTCGACGTTCATCGTGTTGAGCGGACGATTACGATCGGTAATTACGTATAAAAACGGAAAGAAAGAACCGGTAGCGGAATACGGAAAAGGCGATTTAGTGGGAATCGTAGAGATGGTCACACAGACTCCCCGCTCGACGACGGTGATGGCGGTCCGGGATTCTGAGCTGGCGAAATTGCCGGAAGGTCTGTTTAATGCGATCAAACTCAGGTACCCAATCGTTGTTACGAGACTGATCAATCTTCTTGGCCATCGTATACTCGGCACCTGGCAGCAAGCGCCCACGAAAAACGGCAGCAATGACACTCG GCGTGCGGCAGCAACTGTAGATGCCAGACCCGcgcaaataaatttctcgacTGTCGCAATAGTGCCCGTTTCGGACGATGTGCCATTGACTGCTTTTACCTACGAATTGTACCACTCCTTATGTGCCATTGGACCTTGCCTTCGTCTAACGTCAGAAGTCGTGAGAAAG ACGTTGGGAACGACTATCATGGAACCTGCGAATGAATATCGGTTGACTTCCTGGCTCGCGCAGCAAGAGGATCAGCACAGAATTTCGCTGTACCAGTGTGACTCGAGTTACACGCTGTGGACTCAGCGGTGTGTAAGGCAGGCCGATTGCATCCTCATCGTCGGCTTGGGTGATCGGCCGCCGTCAATCGGCCGAACGGAACGCGAGGTGGAACGACTGGTAATGCGAACACAAAAGGAGCTGGTGCTGCTGCACAAGGAGCAGAACGGCCAACGACCCACAAATACAGTTCAGTGGTTGAACATGAGATTATGGGTATCTAGTCACCATCACATCCAATGTCCAAAGCGGATGTTCACCAGAAGGTCGCAATATAGAATC AATGAACTATACTCCAAGGTGCTCATGTCCGAGCCAAACGTGCACAGCGATTTCAGCAGACTCGCACGATGGTTGACCGGCACCTCGGTTGGCCTTGTGCTGGGTGGCGGCGGTGCGAGAGGGGCTGCCCACGTAGGTATGCTGAAAGCTATCATCGAAGCGGGCATACCCATAGACATGGTCGGTGGTGTCAGTATCGGCGCCTTTATGGGCGCGCTATGGTGTATGGAGAAGaacatcaccaccaccacgcAGAAGGCCAGAGAGTGGTCCAGG AAAATGACGCAATGGTGGCGACAAATTCTGGATTTAACTTACCCGATGACTTCAATGTTCTCCGGCAGAGATTTCAACAAAACGATACAGCAGACCTTCGGCGATACCTACGTGGAAGATCTGTGGCTGCCGTATTTCACTATAACCACAGATATCACAGATTCCTGCATGCGCACGCATAGACACG GATCGCTGTGGCGGTACATTCGGGCTTCGATGTCATTGTCTGGTTATATGCCACCCATGTGTGACCCTGTTGATGGCCATCTCCTGCTCGACGGCGGGTACGTCAATAACCTTCCAG CTGACGAAATGTTGCGGCAAGGAGCGCATCACATTCTGGCCATCGACGTCGGTTCGCAAGATGATACCGATCTGACGAATTACGGGGATTCGTTGTCCGGTTGGTGGTTACTGTGGAAGCGGTGGAATCCGTTCGCTACGCCCGTGAAAGTGCCAAATCTGCCAGACATACAGTCCAGACTGGCGTACGTAAGCTGCGTGCGCCAGCTGGAGGAAGTAAAGAGTTCGGATTATTGCGAATACATCAGGCCGCCCATTGATAAATACAAGACTCTCCAGTTTGCCAACTTCGATGAGATCAAGGACGTAGGGTACCAACATG GAAAAACTTATTTCGAGGGTCAGTCGAAAGCCGGAGTTCTGCCTCGATTTAACGCTGATCGGGAAAATGCGAGAGCTATGCAAGCGAAGCATCAAGCGGCCAATCAACAATCACCCTCCTCATACACTTTCACCGATCTTGCACAGATGGTGTGTAAAGTTTCGCGCGTTAGCCGATATATGGACATAGATTCCGATTCAGATGAACTGGAGGAGTACGAGGCGGACCTGGAAGAAGACGCACAAGAAGTGGGATACGCGTCCGAACCTACTGCCGGTATTCTAGACCAG AGTCCTGAGGATAATCGTATGAGACGAAGGACCGGTGCTTCACTCAGCCTGTCTGACACCGAAGCAGAATCTGAACTAGATTACCATccaaagattttttaa